A genomic region of Vespa crabro chromosome 19, iyVesCrab1.2, whole genome shotgun sequence contains the following coding sequences:
- the LOC124430690 gene encoding uncharacterized protein LOC124430690, with amino-acid sequence MFVKSFVLLLLANLAMTEIPSYINICGRRNPKLDECVINSIELIRDKLITGIPELDVPKISPLTLKKLIFADEPNFQIKAENVQIYGIDTFQIINLKTDLKKQQIDTTVIFKQIKIETAYDINTKILVPFVGDGNIKADTNNVTAKVLLRYKLIEKDGKKYIYYFSMTTKLDIKDIIMNIEPGNNTDNTLREIISNIFNSNKKDMVAIILPSIEKSISDNVLKISNNIVKHFYYDEILPDRE; translated from the exons cCTCGTACATTAATATATGCGGTCGGAGGAATCCAAAATTGGACGAATGTGTCATTAACAGCATCGAATTAATTcgagataaattaataacaggAATACCAGAATTGGATGTCCCAAAAATATCTCCGTTAACTTTGAAAAAACTAATATTCGCCGATGAGCCAAATTTTCAGATAAAAGCAGAAAACGTGCAGATCTACGGCATCGATACTttccaaataataaatttgaaaactgatttaaagaaacaacaaaTCGATACAACagttatatttaaacaaataaagatcGAAACTGCTTACGatataaatacgaaaattTTAGTTCCTTTCGTTGGCGATGGAAATATCAAGGCAGACACaa ataACGTGACGGCAAAAGTGTTGCTCCGTTATAAGCTAATAGAAAAGGAtggtaagaaatatatatactactttTCAATGACAACTAAACTCGACATCAAGGATATCATTATGAATATAGAACCAGGAAATAACACCGATAACACCTTAAGGGAGATTATCAGTAATATCTTCaacagtaacaaaaaagaCATGGTCGCTATTATTTTGCCAAGCATAGAAAAGAGTATTTCGGATAATGTACTCAAAATTAGTAACAACAttgttaaacatttttattatgacgAAATTTTACCTGATCGGGaataa